In Fragaria vesca subsp. vesca linkage group LG1, FraVesHawaii_1.0, whole genome shotgun sequence, the sequence TTTCTTAATGTTCATAATCTAATTTGTGTCCATTAGAAATTAGAAGGCATGCATAGAGATTCCAAATGGCTTCATTATGAGTTTATGACCTAGGATTCATATCTAAGTAACAATACTGCAAGGGATACCAATATTATTTAATATTCAGTCTTCAATTGCCACTCAGTTTACCCTAGAAGTCCAAAACATAATGATTCTGCAGCCTATTAGATGGTTCTGTTTTACAAGCTCTATTTCACATGATATGCTTAAACTACTCTGCTAACACATCAATATAACTTCGCATGCCATTGAAACATAACAATCAGAAAATGACAGATAAGAAATGAATTGGGAAGTCACCTGATGAAGCCATGGTTATTGATGTCAGCAGCAAGCAAATCCTGGACAGTGATATCCCTATGCAAAACCCACTTGACAATTTTCCTGTGTCTCTTATCCACTCTCGCCTCAGCCAAATACAAAAACGCTCTCGCCACCGCCAGGGTTGAAAACAAAAGCCAAACTGCCGCGAAAAGCCGCCCCGGCAGCGTCTTGAAGGCCTTGTCCCCATATCCAACGGTCGTAACCGACATAACAGACAAATAAATAGAATCAATCCAACTCAAATCCTCCATAAAACACAAAACCAGAGCCCCAACGCCAATGCACATGACCACCACACCAAGCGCCAGACCCACCTTGAGTCTGATCCTCATCCTCCCTTTAGCCACATCAACAATGTAGTCCGAAAACCCACGGTGGCTTCTGTTGCCGTGGTGATGATGATGACTCATTTGGATTCCGGTCAAGATTATATTCTCTTGCAAGTCCAACACATAGTTAACCACCCCACTAAGCAAGATGTCAATAAACCCAAAACCCACCAACACAAACACACACGAGAACACCTTCGTCAGCGGCGTTTGCGGAGCAATGTCACCGTACCCAATAGTGCACATAGTGACTATACAGAAGTAAAGAGCATCAACAACCGGGTGAGTTTCGATGCCAGAGAACTTGTCCCTGTTGAAAGAGTATATTACAACACCGAGAGAAAGATACATGACAAGTAACACCACAGCTTGCCTGATGATGGAGCTGGTCTCGGACTGTGGCTTGGGGACCTGGGCCGTCTTGGGTTTCAGGTCCCGCATGACTGCCATGGCCGGGGCGGTCTTGCATCGGGTAAGAATGCTGGGTTTGCGGGTCGGGGCATTCCGGTAAGATGAGGAGGAAGAGGGTTGTGGGTCTTGGTGGATTTCATTTTGGTGAGGGGGTTGTGGGAAGAGGAGGAGAATAGGGTCGGTGAGGGGAGGAGGAAGATTGAAAGAGAAATCATGGGGGTGCTCAATGATGGGTTCAAGTCGGGATTGTTGTGGGGAGGAGAGAAAAGGCTCGGTTTCCATCGGAGAAAGTAGGAAAGAAAATAAGATTTTTTGTTTGTACGGACTCTGGCAGATAGCAAATGGTAGGCGCTGCTGGGTGGGCGTGGTGGGGTGTCTTCAGCTTTCTTTGAGTTTGAAACTTAGAATTGTAGTTGTCATAGTTTTTCAACTTGAGCCATCACCGTTCACGGTATTTAACCATTGTTAGCTGGATAAATTGCCAAAATAATACAGCCACTGAAAATTATAGTTGTAAAGCTCATACACACTAGCTGGAGCTTGTGAAAACTGACTAGTAGTTCATTTTAAGAAGATGAATAGCTCTTGTGGATACCGTGGTTCCATCCTACACAAGTACACATGACCACAAAAGAATGCATGTAGGAATGAACTTTGATCGGTTACATCGGCAACATTTGTAAGTCTGATAGAGTAGCATATGATTCATATCATATATGCACCCTCACTTAAAAGAAAATGTTTATGTTTGTTCGTCTCACTTGTCTTATGAGTAGCCGTTAATGATATATCCAAGATTATTGTTCATGTGTACTCCTAAGATCCAATTGATTTCAAAAGGTTTAGATATCCTCACCAACATGCTCCGGCTTTCGCGGAGCGTTCTAGGGTTTCCAAGATCAAGGTTTTTAGTGGCGGTGGAGAGCCTAGCACTCCCCCGACCATCCATTGGCAGTTTCTCTATGACGACACCAAGAGGAGCAATCCTCTCAAGCGGCAGCGACATCGGGATCCTGACCTTTCAAAGCCTTCAACAGTGATGGTTCTTTGCGAGTGAGGAGGACTCCAATGAAGGAAAACAGATGTCTAGGACATCGAAGAAAGCAATCAAGGTGGTTTCGAATCGCTGGTTGATGTTACATCGACGACAGAATTCAGTGAATGGAATTTCAAGACGGAGATAGTTTCGATGCTCACGCAGGCTAGCGCTAAATCTGGCATGTTTTGTGTGCCCGATCGTGGAGGGTTGTTCCACCTACTAATGCCAGAAATCACTCTAAAGTTTGGCAACCGAGAAAAATGGCTGCTGCCAAGGATCGCGATCTCCCTTTTTGGTTTGGGGCTAGGTCTCGGATCAGTGGACCTGAATCAAAGTTTGACGCCTGTGGAGGGCACTTTTGATTAAAGGCGTATGGTAGTGAGATAAGCATGCCCGAGCCCAAAAATGTCATCCTCTTTGTCTGAGTTAGCGGAAACTAGGCCCAGAAAGCTTCAAAGGATTGAGAATACTAGGAAGCTTGCTGTTGTGTTCTCGCTGTTGTGCTCTTCCCGGCGGCAATTTCTTCATTAACTACGGTGATTTACAACTGCGTTTCTTTCAATGAAGGACTTAGCAAGATGTGCATGGCGTGGGAGCTATAAAAGCATGAGTTTAAGAAGAAGAGATCCCAACAATGGTGGTATAGTGGTTTAGGGTTTGTGAAGCAAAGATTTGGATAGGAGATGAATTGAGAAGGATGAGAAACTAAGGATGCATTTAGGAGAAAGGCAGTGTGAGAAGAAGAGTTCTAGAGAGCTTGCTGGCATACCCCATGTTACCCTTTGCCTATGGTTGATAACAGCCGCTATTTATAAGTAAAGCTAGGGGAATCTTGGTTAAAGATTTTTACTGATGGGTAAAAGACCCACTTGGTTAAAAGCATGTTTGTAATGCATTTTGTATGTTAGGTTGTGTCTAAAGCTATTGATTGCATGTGGACTAGGCTTTGGAAGGTGTAAAAGTGAATTAGGCTTTGGCAGATTTTTTACGTGATTTAGGTAGAATTTGTTGTTGTAAAATCTGCTACTGGGACGACGTGTTCCCTGGTTTTATTGTGTGGCTGAAATAAGAATCATATATTAAAGCTTACTTTATATTTGGATATTGAAGGGTTTGGGCTTGGCTTTTGGGCTTCTCTTCTTCTTTTATCCGTATCAGGATTTAGGTCGTTGGGCATGAATTTTGGTCCCAAGTCCAAAATTAACAACAATCCTAAAACTAATAGCGGACCTCATGCAATTCTGATACCTTCCACACCACACCCGTTCTTGTAAGCCCCAAGTGCATGATTGTGGCTTGGGTCCACGTGCATGGCATGATGTTTATGAGTAGAATTCGCCTTAACATGTGATTTGGGCTTGAATAATGAATTGGGCCTACTTACTGGATTTTTAGGCCTTAACAACACCAAGAGCGTTAGGCTTCTTCAAGATCCGATATTGATGCCAGCGTGGTCATGGAAGCGGGTGACTGAGCTGTTTTTGGTCGTCATTAGCAAGATCGGAGAGTGTCGGCAAGCGACGATGCAATCTACTAGGGTTGGGGATGGACTCGGGTTCTTAGGCCTGGGTCTAGCCTCAAGCCCGCAAAAAGTCAGATTTGGAATTGGGTTGTTAGGCTTGATTTCAACCTGACAATGGCTTAAGTCGTGGTATTGGTAGCTTGGCAGATTGTGCGAGCTGGTTGCAACTAGATGGATACATAGGGCATGGAGTACCGCAATTAAGCGCTTTGGCTCTGGTCTTATGTCTTCTTTAGTATCTTGTTTTAATTAGTTTTATCCTCTGCTAAACTCACAAATAAGTGAGCTTCAATTTTCAATGTGATAGTACTTGTTTGTCATTCTGGCATGCGTCGTTAATACAATGATTTTTTTATTTAAAAAAAAATCTAATGGATTTCATTTTATTGCTAAAAAAGAAATTGATCTTAAGATAATTATCCTTGTGGACCAATAAGAGTAGAAATACTCCTACTTGTAAAAATGTCTTGCACTGCACGTAGACTAATAAACAAAAGCACATGATGTACAGACACAAGTCTAGACTTCAAAGCGATTGATCGAACAAGATTTATGTTTGAAGTAAAGGCATTCGATCTCATAGCTAGGCTACATGCCTACATCCATAATATATATGTATGACCTATTGTAATTGAATGTATAGTTTGTCATCCCTCTGAATAATTCTTAGCTAGCTTCTTAATCTTTCACTATATTACATTAGATTCATGCACCGCATGGCTTTCTCTGTGATCCGGTCAAGCCAAAGCCTAGTTAGACCATGCGAGCAGACGCCGATCGCCACCCTTGATTTATCGGAAATCGACAGCTTGCCGGTACTAAGAAGCAATGCTCAAACACTGCATGTGTATAGACATGGAGAGTATCATCAAGTAGCCAAAGTTATAAAAGAAGGTCTGTCGAAAGCATTGGTTCCATATTATCCTCTTGCAGGGCGGTTGAAAGAGTCTAATGGAAATGGTGGAGGTCAGCTTCAAGTCGAATGTAGTGGACAAGGTGTGTGGTTTGTCGAGGCATATGCTAATTGTAGACTTGATGCTGTCAATTACTTTGATGATACTGTTGCCTCCCACTCCAGCAAACATGGTGATCTTCTTCCTAGTCAATTTCCAGGTGCTGATGGACTGGACCTACTTCTACAAATGCAGGTAAGCAATATTACCCCAGTATGTTAATAGTTCTTTAGAACTTGAAAATTCTGCCCCGGACCCAAAGCAGACACTCTATTTTCCATTTCTTCTAGGGTTGATGCATCATGCATGTGTATAAAATCCTCTATTCATTAGTAACAACCCCAGGCAATCTTTAACTCGATTTAGAGCAAATGTTCTTCCATTCATCTCTGAGATACATCTTCATTAATTATCACATGATATGATCACTACGTACAGGTGACTGAATTTGAATGTGGTGGATTCGTGATTGGCATCAAGTTCAGCCACAGCATCTGTGACGGCTTAGGATCTGCACAATTTCTCAATGCTGTTAGCGAGATGGCAAGGGGCCTCAAGCACCCGAGTATTACACCAGTAGTGTGGAAAAGAGACTTCTTCACGAATTCTCTACCCCGACAACAGCTAAACCTAAACACCACCACCAACAGTTCTTCAGTACCTAACTACCAACTAGGGCACGCTAACATTGACATTTACATGGACCAAATCAATCACTTGAAGCGAGAAATTCAGGAATCTGCTGGATGGAGTTGCTCTTCTTTCGAAGTAGTAGCTGCCGCTTTGTGGATTTGTCGAACTACGGCTGTGATAGTGTCGGACAACTTGAAGCAAAATGCACAAGTCAAGCTGGTCTTCTTTGCTAATTGCCGTCATCTTTTGGACCCTCCATTGCCAAAAGGCTTCTACGGCAACTGCTTCTTCCCCGTCACGGCAACAGCTTCGTCCGAAACACTGGCTCATT encodes:
- the LOC101295947 gene encoding two-pore potassium channel 5-like, whose protein sequence is METEPFLSSPQQSRLEPIIEHPHDFSFNLPPPLTDPILLLFPQPPHQNEIHQDPQPSSSSSYRNAPTRKPSILTRCKTAPAMAVMRDLKPKTAQVPKPQSETSSIIRQAVVLLVMYLSLGVVIYSFNRDKFSGIETHPVVDALYFCIVTMCTIGYGDIAPQTPLTKVFSCVFVLVGFGFIDILLSGVVNYVLDLQENIILTGIQMSHHHHHGNRSHRGFSDYIVDVAKGRMRIRLKVGLALGVVVMCIGVGALVLCFMEDLSWIDSIYLSVMSVTTVGYGDKAFKTLPGRLFAAVWLLFSTLAVARAFLYLAEARVDKRHRKIVKWVLHRDITVQDLLAADINNHGFISKSEYIVYKLKEMGKIDEKDIMQICDQFSKLDSNHSGKITLPDLLENRF
- the LOC101300486 gene encoding 10-deacetylbaccatin III 10-O-acetyltransferase-like is translated as MAFSVIRSSQSLVRPCEQTPIATLDLSEIDSLPVLRSNAQTLHVYRHGEYHQVAKVIKEGLSKALVPYYPLAGRLKESNGNGGGQLQVECSGQGVWFVEAYANCRLDAVNYFDDTVASHSSKHGDLLPSQFPGADGLDLLLQMQVTEFECGGFVIGIKFSHSICDGLGSAQFLNAVSEMARGLKHPSITPVVWKRDFFTNSLPRQQLNLNTTTNSSSVPNYQLGHANIDIYMDQINHLKREIQESAGWSCSSFEVVAAALWICRTTAVIVSDNLKQNAQVKLVFFANCRHLLDPPLPKGFYGNCFFPVTATASSETLAHSSLADVVEMIQEAKAKLPNEFTNYIKLIKEGHQIEDDPFTPALSYETLLISEWGKLGFNQVDFGWGSPEHVIPIQASAIMPAAIVGTLPLPQNGIRLVTWCVEEIHRQNFIHHMMKMMGK